A single window of Mugil cephalus isolate CIBA_MC_2020 chromosome 1, CIBA_Mcephalus_1.1, whole genome shotgun sequence DNA harbors:
- the exosc10 gene encoding exosome component 10, with translation MKPSKSEDSTRSGLQEGNSDTNDEDKSELCPGFKDVDSFVKYGLGAVLSATKASAGLPQPGDEYDFYRSFPGFQEFCESQGDRLLHCMSQIMQHHGCRSHTRDRNKLTGLEERFDLIVDSNDVILERAGILLDEADGVNRSQQPVMPAGFQPPKIVVSSWNRKGSGSSSRSETFRLLHAKNITRPQLKFKEKVDNSNTPFTPKIFIKPNATKPLPSYFTNKQIRSERPEDLDVPAALADFIHQQRMQELVEDMFAHPYQYELDHLSMPERLLSKPEPQMYKPVAETKLSFIDSLEDLVALNEKLCKLSEFAVDLEHHSYRSFLGLTCLMQISTREEDFIIDTLELRSELYILNEAFTDPNIVKVFHGADSDMEWLQRDFGLYVVNLFDTHQASRALNLARHSLDHLLKHFCNVDSDKRYQLADWRIRPLPDEMVQYARTDTHYLLYIYDCVRAQLLDSNHGQPGLLQSVWNKSKDISLKKYLKPIFTEESYLELQRKQKKSFNTQQLTAFRLLFAWRDKLARQEDESTGFVLPTHMMCKISEELPKEPQGIIACCNPVPPLVRQHVNELHLLVQQAREMPLLKAEIAAQKTKGLTPIKKPEVMLFGPHDTSRVSESDLPPFSAEEVPVKQGVLFSEDEHKMDTDVQTTTTSGLLAPAKITLFQELEKKDAEESDSVAHMKAKRINESFENPFRMYLPSSDVHISKNAKFDPSSKIFEISKRWKLQSIEQQQTELEAKKKAKQEAKEQAKKESEERNKAKQSYQESLQNVATVRQQAAESTKDGGKKRERVVSEAGELTPKPSKKLMKSAEKPQKTEAPPQDSFKPFDYSQSDFKVFTGANSRDNTQFDPNRQSHDFKKKRTPRGQKNNVGAGNRSMSYLSGKSERGFRHNWPKR, from the exons ATGAAACCCTCTAAGAGTGAAGATTCCACGAGGAGTGGGCTCCAAGAGGGGAATTCAGACACGAACGACGAGGACAAAAGTGAACTGTGTCCCGGATTTAAAGACGTGGACTCATTTGTTAAA TATGGACTGGGTGCTGTGTTATCAGCCACCAAAGCATCCGCTGGCTTACCTCAACCCGGGGATGAATACGACTTCTACAGAAGCTTCCCGGGCTTCCAGGAGTTCTGTGAAAGTCAAGGAGATAGGCTCTTACACTG catGAGCCAGATAATGCAGCATCACGGCTGCAGGTCCCACACGAGAGACAGGAACAAGCTGACGGGGCTGGAGGAGAGGTTCGACTTGATTGTCGACTCAAATGACGTCATCCTGGAACGCGCG GGCATTCTCCTCGATGAAGCCGATGGGGTGAACAGGAGCCAGCAGCCTGTCATGCCCGCAGGGTTTCAACCTCCAAAAATTGTCGTTTCCAGCTGGAATCGCAAG GGTTCCGGCTCTAGCAGTCGTTCAGAGACTTTCCGGCTGCTCCACGCTAAAAATATCACCAGGCCTCAGCTGAAATTCAAGGAAAAAGTCGACAACAGCAACACACCTTTCACGCCCAAGATCTTCATCAAGCCTAATGCTACGAAGCCACTTCCGTCTT ATTTCACCAACAAACAAATCCGTTCAGAGAGACCTGAAGATCTTGACGTCCCGGCCGCTCTGGCAGACTTCATTCACCAGCAGAGAATGCAGGAACTCGTTGAAGACAT GTTTGCTCACCCGTACCAATACGAACTGGACCATCTTTCAATGCCAGAAAGGCTTCTGTCTAAGCCCGAGCCTCAG ATGTACAAACCAGTTGCAGAGACAAAGTTGTCCTTCATTGACTCACTGGAAGATCTGGTAGCTCTCAATGAGAAGCTTTGCAAGTTGTCTGAATTTGCAGTGGACCTCGAG CACCATTCCTACCGGAGTTTCCTCGGCCTCACGTGTCTGATGCAGATCTCCACCAGAGAGGAGGACTTCATCATCGACACCTTGGAGCTCCGCAGCGAGTTGTACATCCTGAACGAGGCTTTCACCGACCCCAATATCGTCAAG GTTTTCCACGGCGCTGACTCCGACATGGAGTGGCTCCAGAGGGACTTCGGCTTGTATGTCGTCAACCTTTTCGACACGCATCAAGCGAGTCGAGCGCTCAACCTGGCCAGACATTCCCTGGACCACTTGCTCAAACACTTCTGCAACGTGGACTCAGACAAACGTTACCAGCTGGCAGATTGGAGAATTCG CCCCTTGCCAGATGAGATGGTCCAGTACGCGCGCACAGACACCCACTACCTCCTCTACATCTACGACTGTGTTAGAGCACAGCTGTTGGACTCTAACCACGGGCAACCTGGCCTGCTGCAGAGCGTCTGGAACAAGAGCAAAGACATTTCCCTGAAG AAATATCTGAAGCCAATATTCACAGAGGAGTCATATttggagctgcagaggaagcAGAAAAAGTCTTTTAACACCCAGCAGCTCACTGCCTTCAGACTGCTGTTTGCCTGGAGGGACAAGCTGGCCAGGCAGGAAGACGAAAGCACCGg ATTCGTCCTTCCCACTCATATGATGTGCAAAATATCAGAGGAGCTTCCCAA AGAGCCTCAGGGCATCATCGCCTGCTGTAACCCCGTGCCTCCCCTCGTGCGGCAGCATGTCAATGAGCTTCATCTGTTGGTGCAGCAGGCCAGGGAGATGCCCCTCCTTAAG GCCGAGATTGCAGCGCAAAAGACGAAAGGACTCACACCCATAAAAAAG CCAGAGGTCATGCTGTTCGGTCCTCATGATACATCCAGGGTTTCTGAAAGCGACCTCCCTCCCTTTTCTGCAGAAG AGGTCCCAGTTAAACAAGGAGTGCTCTTCTCAGAGGACGAACATAAAATGGACACTGACGTTcagacgacgacgacgagcGGTCTCCTGGCACCGGCTAAAATCACTCTGTTTCAG GAGCTGGAAAAGAAGGACGCTGAAGAGTCGGACTCCGTGGCTCACATGAAGGCCAAGCGTATCAATGAGTCTTTTGAAAATCCTTTCAGGATG TACTTACCCTCCAGTGACGTGCACATCAGCAAGAACGCCAAGTTTGACCCGTCTTCAAAAATATTTGAG ATCAGCAAAAGATGGAAACTGCAGAGTATTGAACAACAACAGACGGAGCTGGAGGCCAAGAAGAAAGCCAAGCAGGAAGCGAAGGAACAGGCGAAGAAGGAGTCAG AGGAAAGAAACAAGGCTAAGCAGAGCTACCAGGAGTCTCTGCAGAACGTTGCCACCGTTCGCCAACAAGCAGCG GAATCCACaaaagatggaggaaagaaaagggagagggtTGTGAGTGAAGCCGGAGAGTTGACTCCCAAACCAAGTAAGAAGCTGATGAAATCTGCAGAGAAGCCCCAGAAGACAGAAGCGCCTCCACAAGACAGCTTCAAGCCCTTCGACTACAGTCAGTCAGACTTCAAAGTCTTCACTG GTGCCAATTCAAGGGACAATACGCAGTTTGATCCTAACCGGCAATCGCATGATTTTAAGAAAAAG AGAACTCCCAGAGGACAAAAGAACAACGTTGGAGCTGGAAACCGAAGTATGTCGTACCTGAGTGGAAAATCTGAGAG AGGATTCCGACACAACTGGCCCAAAAGATAG